The following are encoded in a window of Maridesulfovibrio ferrireducens genomic DNA:
- a CDS encoding NAD(P)-dependent oxidoreductase codes for MGKHIIEEASRCLQCKRPLCTKGCPISTPVNKMVKALLDGDMQRAGELLFRNNPLSVVCSLICPHENFCEGHCILGRKSSPVQVSDIENYVSRYYLDQYQPSQPQNKNNGKRIAIIGSGPAGISVAFILASKGFAVTIFESEEKIGGVLQYGIPDFRLPKDILEKLKKRLLKLGVKIRPNTLIGPVISIDDLFRDEYQAVFIGTGVWNPRPLRLKGETLGHVHYAINYLKNPDVYTLGKKVAVIGAGNVAMDVARTALRKGAEEVTILYRRGEEDISATKYEYEYAKLDGVKFKFYTSPLEIEDTRVLCAKTHKVEDEQGKTRLETIAGAEEYFDANSVFVAVSQTPRGNLSGLEVGKTGLVITDEEGRTTREGVFASGDVVTGARTVVEAVNCSKRSAQSILEYIEKNAS; via the coding sequence ACTAAAGGATGTCCGATCAGTACCCCGGTCAATAAAATGGTGAAGGCGTTGCTGGATGGGGATATGCAGAGAGCTGGCGAATTACTTTTCAGAAATAATCCACTTTCTGTAGTCTGTTCACTCATTTGTCCTCATGAAAACTTTTGCGAAGGGCACTGCATTCTCGGGCGAAAGAGTTCTCCCGTACAAGTGAGTGACATTGAAAATTACGTATCCAGATATTATCTGGATCAATATCAGCCAAGTCAGCCTCAAAATAAGAATAACGGCAAACGAATAGCCATCATCGGATCGGGACCAGCCGGTATTTCTGTTGCTTTTATACTTGCTTCTAAAGGTTTCGCCGTGACCATTTTCGAGTCTGAAGAAAAGATTGGTGGTGTCCTCCAGTATGGCATCCCTGACTTCCGGCTCCCTAAAGATATTTTGGAAAAACTCAAAAAAAGATTACTTAAATTAGGCGTGAAAATTCGCCCTAATACACTCATTGGTCCGGTGATAAGTATTGATGACCTGTTCCGTGATGAATATCAGGCCGTCTTCATCGGAACTGGAGTATGGAATCCCAGACCGTTGCGTCTCAAGGGAGAAACGCTTGGGCATGTTCACTATGCTATAAATTATCTCAAAAATCCGGATGTTTACACATTGGGTAAAAAAGTTGCTGTCATCGGAGCTGGTAATGTTGCCATGGATGTGGCGCGAACCGCACTACGGAAAGGGGCGGAGGAAGTTACCATTTTGTATCGGCGCGGCGAAGAGGATATAAGTGCTACCAAGTACGAATATGAATACGCTAAACTGGATGGCGTTAAGTTCAAATTCTACACTTCTCCTCTTGAGATAGAAGATACTCGCGTATTGTGTGCCAAGACGCATAAAGTTGAAGATGAGCAAGGTAAAACACGCCTCGAAACAATTGCGGGAGCTGAGGAATATTTTGATGCAAACTCAGTGTTTGTTGCTGTCAGTCAGACTCCGAGGGGCAACTTATCTGGCCTTGAAGTAGGCAAAACCGGTCTAGTCATTACAGATGAAGAAGGGCGTACAACCCGGGAAGGGGTTTTCGCATCTGGAGATGTTGTGACCGGTGCTAGGACAGTGGTTGAAGCTGTCAATTGTTCAAAGCGTTCGGCGCAATCAATTCTTGAGTACATTGAGAAGAATGCTTCGTAG
- a CDS encoding GNAT family acetyltransferase — MQVREFKQEDEEKVIELWKKCNLVAPWNDPKNDIRRKMIIDPDLFLVGIYKNEIVATVMGGYEGHRGWINYLAVSPKVQKKGFAKKIMNCVEDRIKAKGCPKINLQVRKTNTEVLAFYQGLGYEIDNVIGLGKRLVSDEE; from the coding sequence ATGCAAGTAAGAGAATTCAAACAGGAAGACGAAGAAAAAGTCATTGAATTATGGAAAAAATGCAATCTTGTTGCACCGTGGAATGACCCGAAAAATGATATTCGCAGAAAAATGATAATTGATCCTGATTTATTTTTGGTAGGTATATACAAAAACGAAATTGTAGCCACAGTGATGGGCGGTTACGAAGGACATAGAGGATGGATAAACTATCTGGCTGTGTCTCCAAAAGTTCAAAAAAAAGGATTTGCAAAAAAGATAATGAATTGTGTGGAAGACAGAATAAAAGCGAAGGGATGCCCTAAAATTAATCTTCAGGTCCGTAAAACAAATACTGAGGTTTTAGCTTTCTATCAAGGTCTGGGCTATGAAATTGATAACGTTATAGGATTGGGCAAGAGACTTGTTTCTGATGAGGAATAA
- a CDS encoding DsrE family protein has translation MSDKTHLYILWTNADVEAAEKMVFMYGVNSLLKGWWEEVTIILWGGSVKLAAENETIKQLISSALKAGVNMSACRSCADMYGLVGEIEAQNIEVIYWGEPLTDLLKNNEKLLTV, from the coding sequence ATGAGCGATAAAACACATTTGTATATTCTATGGACTAATGCTGATGTTGAAGCTGCAGAAAAAATGGTATTTATGTATGGTGTTAATTCATTACTTAAAGGATGGTGGGAGGAAGTAACCATTATTCTCTGGGGCGGTTCGGTAAAGCTTGCAGCTGAGAACGAGACAATAAAACAACTTATTTCAAGTGCGCTAAAAGCTGGCGTAAATATGAGTGCGTGCCGTTCCTGCGCTGATATGTATGGTTTGGTCGGAGAAATCGAAGCGCAAAATATTGAAGTCATTTATTGGGGAGAGCCGTTGACTGATCTTCTTAAAAACAATGAAAAGTTACTGACAGTTTAA